A DNA window from Candidatus Methylomirabilis sp. contains the following coding sequences:
- a CDS encoding radical SAM protein, with protein sequence MVQALFADPKGKIYDHPSLEAAGASGTDPSRIPAEDLLPVPEGTRFFHLPGSRPIAFDPSLDAFSTLERVPVGRRKVTPLAVACFLPPGYTRTHLPAAHYPGPSPYLPLWAYTACGFAAGRFVAAAVRVDPVDHSEPHHYDDREILPRVEATLRQHPANRLWKQLKVCALAYHCLAAKNAFLGRWEMPLPASASCNADCVGCISLQPAGACQASHERVLYRLTAGEVIEAAVPHLREAEDAIVSFGQGCEGEPLLQVDLLEAVIRGLREKTDAGTINCNTNGSSAAAVTRLARAGLDSVRVSLNAARPETYTPYYRPRNYGWQDVADAIAAATANGVFTSINLLVFPGVTDREEEAEALFALIRRTGLHMVQMRNLNIDPRLYLAAVPPPRGKVLGIRRLLRLLRKEFAHVEIGYFNRPKALFDRRLCEQLPL encoded by the coding sequence ATGGTTCAGGCGCTCTTCGCCGATCCCAAAGGGAAGATCTACGACCACCCCTCGCTCGAGGCCGCCGGAGCGTCGGGGACGGATCCCAGTCGGATTCCGGCCGAAGACCTTCTCCCGGTTCCGGAGGGAACCCGCTTCTTCCATCTCCCGGGCAGTCGCCCCATCGCCTTCGATCCCTCTCTCGACGCCTTTTCCACGCTGGAGCGGGTCCCGGTAGGGCGGCGGAAGGTGACTCCCCTGGCGGTCGCGTGCTTCCTGCCGCCGGGCTACACGCGGACGCACCTCCCCGCCGCCCACTACCCGGGACCGTCGCCCTACCTGCCTCTCTGGGCCTACACCGCGTGCGGCTTCGCAGCCGGCCGCTTCGTCGCGGCCGCGGTCCGGGTGGACCCGGTGGACCACTCGGAGCCCCACCACTACGACGATCGGGAGATCCTGCCGCGGGTGGAGGCTACGCTGCGGCAGCACCCTGCGAACCGCCTCTGGAAGCAATTGAAGGTCTGTGCCCTCGCCTATCACTGCCTGGCCGCCAAGAACGCGTTCCTCGGCCGCTGGGAGATGCCGCTGCCCGCCTCGGCATCGTGCAACGCCGACTGCGTGGGGTGCATCTCGCTCCAGCCAGCGGGGGCCTGCCAGGCCTCCCACGAGCGCGTCCTCTACCGGCTGACGGCAGGGGAGGTCATCGAGGCCGCGGTCCCCCACCTGCGCGAAGCTGAGGACGCCATCGTCTCGTTCGGCCAGGGGTGCGAGGGGGAGCCGCTCTTGCAGGTGGACCTGCTGGAGGCGGTCATCCGGGGGCTCCGGGAGAAGACCGACGCCGGCACCATCAACTGCAACACCAACGGCTCGAGCGCCGCCGCCGTCACGCGGCTCGCCCGGGCCGGACTCGACAGCGTCCGGGTGAGCCTCAACGCGGCGCGGCCGGAGACCTACACGCCCTACTACCGCCCCCGGAACTACGGCTGGCAAGACGTGGCCGACGCGATCGCCGCCGCGACGGCGAACGGGGTCTTCACCAGCATCAACCTCCTGGTCTTCCCGGGCGTCACCGACCGGGAGGAGGAGGCGGAGGCCCTCTTCGCCCTGATCCGCCGGACGGGCCTGCACATGGTCCAGATGCGCAACCTGAACATTGACCCGCGCCTCTACCTGGCGGCCGTGCCGCCCCCCCGGGGCAAGGTCCTGGGGATCCGGAGGCTCCTGCGGCTGCTGCGGAAGGAGTTCGCGCATGTGGAGATCGGGTACTTCAACCGTCCCAAAGCCCTCTTTGACCGACGCCTCTGCGAGCAGCTCCCGCTGTAG